One genomic segment of Zymoseptoria tritici IPO323 chromosome 5, whole genome shotgun sequence includes these proteins:
- the MgSPR1 gene encoding subtilisin-like protease: MQFALNLLLALPAVLAAPSIDRRQEAGIQRIADSWIVELEDGQNLDAVLASVKEATGVEPEATYTIGKFKGFAFKGDDSTVDALAGMDELKRIESDVVVTAYAPAADVADIQQRALVSQNPSTWGLSRISSRSRGGSTYRYDSTAGQGVNIYVLDTGVNSAHQDFGGRAIQGANFISGESIADGNGHGTHCSGTAAGTTYGVAKRATVIGVKVLSSSGSGSLAGIINGIDWAVNDARTRGGVGRSVFSMSLGSPFSQTSNNAIRNAVSAGIFVAVAAGNDNANAANFSPASEASACTVGATDINDNRSTFSNFGSLVDIFAPGTNILSTWIGSSTATRTISGTSMACPHVAGLAAYLIGLEGTRTPAALCQRIQSLSTKNVIVGPGSGSPNYLAYNGNGA, from the exons ATGCAGTTCGCACTCAACCTCCTCTTGGCTCTGCCagccgtcctcgccgccccTTCCATTGATCGTAGGCAAGAAGCCGGCATCCAACGCATCGCCGACTCATGGATCGTTGAGCTCGAAGACGGCCAGAACCTCGACGCTGTCCTCGCCTCTGTCAAGGAGGCCACTGGTGTCGAACCCGAGGCCACCTACACCATCGGAAAATTCAAGGGCTTCGCCTTCAAGGGTGATGACAGCACAGTCGATGCCCTCGCCGGCATGGACGAGCTCAAGCGCATCGAGTCCGATGTTGTGGTTACCGCATACGCACCTGCAGCCGACGTCGCCGACATTCAGCAACGCGCCCTCGTGAGCCAGAACCCATCGACCTGGGGTCTTTCTCGCATCTCCTCCCGTTCTCGAGGTGGCAGCACCTACCGATACGACAGCACCGCTGGCCAGGGCGTCAACATCTACGTCCTCGACACGGGAGTCAACTCTGCTCACCAGGACTTCGGCGGCCGTGCTATCCAAGGTGCCAATTTCATCAGCGGCGAGTCGATCGCAGATGGCAACGGCCACGGCACCCACTGCTCCGGCACTGCGGCCGGTACCACCTACGGCGTAGCCAAGCGCGCGACCGTCATCGGCGTCAAGGtcctcagcagcagcggctCTGGCTCTCTCGCCGGAATCATCAACGGAATCGACTGGGCCGTCAACGACGCCAGAACCCGCGGTGGTGTCGGCCGTTCCGTCTTCTCCATGTCCCTCGGCAGCCCCTTCTCCCAAACCTCCAACAACGCCATCCGTAACGCCGTCAGTGCCGGTATCTTCGTCGCGGTCGCCGCCGGAAACGACAACGCCAACGCCGCCAACTTCTCCCCCGCATCCGAGGCATCCGCTTGCACCGTCGGCGCCACCGACATCAACGACAACCGCTCGACTTTCTCCAACTTCGGCTCCCTCGTCGACATCTTCGCTCCAGGCACTAACATCCTGTCCACCTGGATCGGCTCCAGCACCGCGACTCGCACCATCTCGGGCACCAGCATGGCTTGCCCTCATGTTGCCGGTCTCGCTGCCTACCTGATCGGCCTTGAGGGTACCCGCACCCCAGCGGCTCTTTGCCAGCGCATCCAGTCCTTGTCGACCAAGAATGTGATCGTTGGCCCAGGCTCCGGCAGCCCTAACTACCT TGCATACAACGGCAACGGTGCTTAG
- a CDS encoding uncharacterized protein (unknown, probably unique to M graminicola; predicted secreted) has product MHLQSSILVAALCALCSAHSPPSQYAPVNFTHWPEEAAISLNKMIAANANQSNFAAFDMDNTSYQFDLEESLLPFLENRGILTRRTMDSTLKLIPFKDTEEYTETLFSYYYRLCELDDLICYPWAAQIFSGFNLRELKVYVDELMSYNQTIPTRYWDGDEIVDDEISPPVLLPGQQELYNGLMNNGIEVYVLTAAHEELVRMVASDPKYGYNVKPENVIGVTTLLEDRISGNKTTSRKQITEGTYNETANLDLVVGTYLWTPATWFSGKWAAILTYIDEWKLPILVAGDSPGSDTYMLFHGVDVEKGGIHLWVNRSADRLEELNELIAEGAAGQVANNRPVTIDKNWIVVEPYEIGGRAN; this is encoded by the coding sequence ATGCATCTCCAGTCTAGCATCCTCGTAGCAGCGCTGTGCGCACTGTGCTCTGCTCATTCTCCCCCCTCACAATATGCTCCAGTCAACTTCACCCACTGGCCGGAAGAGGCCGCCATCTCGCTCAACAAGATGATCGCAGCGAATGCGAACCAGAGCAACTTTGCCGCGTTCGACATGGATAACACGAGCTACCAATTTGATCTGGAGGAATCGCTGCTTCCATTCCTGGAGAACAGAGGCATCCTCACTCGCCGGACCATGGACTCCACGCTCAAGCTCATCCCGTTCAAGGACACCGAGGAATACACGGAGACGCTCTTCAGCTACTACTACCGTCTGTGCGAGCTTGACGACCTGATCTGCTACCCGTGGGCTGCGCAGATATTCTCCGGCTTCAATCTCCGCGAGCTCAAAGTCTACGTCGATGAGCTCATGTCTTACAACCAAACCATCCCAACGCGATATTGGGATGGCGATGAAATAGTAGACGACGAGATCTCCCCGCCAGTCCTCCTCCCAGGCCAACAGGAGCTCTACAACGGCCTCATGAACAACGGAATCGAAGTCTACGTCCTCACCGCGGCCCACGAAGAGCTCGTGCGCATGGTCGCCTCGGATCCAAAGTACGGCTACAACGTCAAGCCAGAGAACGTCATCGGCGTGACCACCCTCCTCGAAGACAGAATCTCCGGCAACAAGACGACATCCCGCAAGCAAATCACCGAAGGCACGTACAACGAAACCGCCAACCTCGACTTGGTCGTCGGCACCTACCTCTGGACTCCAGCGACCTGGTTCTCCGGCAAGTGGGCGGCGATATTGACCTACATCGACGAATGGAAGTTGCCGATCCTCGTGGCGGGTGATAGTCCTGGAAGTGATACGTACATGCTGTTTCACGGCGTCGATGTTGAGAAAGGTGGGATTCACTTGTGGGTCAATCGCTCTGCTGACCggttggaggagttgaaCGAGTTGATTGCTGAGGGCGCTGCTGGCCAGGTGGCGAACAATCGGCCTGTGACGATTGACAAGAACTGGATTGTGGTCGAGCCGTATGAGATTGGTGGGAGGGCGAATTGA